The stretch of DNA tcatacggagtgacaaatcccagtctcgatccgtgtcaacccaacagacactttcggagatacctgtagtgcacctttatagtcacccagttacattgtgacgtttggtacacccaaagcactcctacggtattcgggagttacacgatctcatggtctaaggaaaggatacttgacattggaaaaactctagcaaacgaactacacgatctttatgctatgtttagaattgggtcttgtccatcacatcattctcctaatgatgtgatctcgttatcaatgacatccaatgtccatagtcaggaaaccatgactatctgttgatcaacgagctagtcaactagaggctcactagggacatgatggtgtctgttattcacacatgtattacgatttccgaataatacaattatagcatgaataaagacaattatcatgaacaaagaaatataataataataatgcttttattattgcctctagggcatatttccaacagtctcccacttgcactagagtcaataatctagttacattgtgatgaatcgaacacccatggaattctggtgttgatcatgttttgccctagggagaggtttagtcaacggatccgctacattcaggtccgtatgtactttacaaatctctatgtctccatcttgaacattttcacgaatggagttgaagcgacgcttgatgtgccttgtcttcttgtgaaacctgggctccttggcaagtgcaatagctccagtgttgtcacaaaagagtttgattggccccgacgcattgggtatgactcctaggtcggtgatgaactccttcacccatattgcttcatgtgctacctccgaggctgccatgtactccgcttcacatgtagatcccgccacgacgctctgcttgcaactgcaccagcttactgccccaccattcaaaatatacacgtatccggtttgtgactttgagtcatccagatctgtgtcgaagctagcgtcgacgtaaccctttacgacgagcttttcgtcacctccataaacgagaaacatttccttagtccttttcaggtacttcaggatattcttgaccgctgtccagtgttccttgccgggattagtttggtaccttcctaccaaacttacggcaaggtttacatcaggtctggtacacagcatggcatacataatagaacctatggctgagacataggggatgacactcatctcttctatatcttctgtcgtggtcggacattgagctgtgctcaatttcacacctttcaacacaggcaagaaccccttcttagactgatccatattgaacttcttcaatatcttatcaaggtatgtgctttgtgaaagacctatgaggcgtcttgatctatctctgtagatcttgatgcctaatatataagcagcttctccaaggtccttcattgaaaaactcttattcaagtaggccttgatgctgtccaagagttctatatcatttcccatcaaaagtatgtcatctacatatagtatgagaaatgctacagagctcccactcactttcttgtaaacgcaggcttctccataagtctgcgtaaacccaaacgctttgatcatctcatcaaagcgaatgttccaactccgagatgcttgcaccagcccataaatcgagcgttggagcttgcacaccttgttagcattcttaggatcgacaaaaccttccggctgcatcatatacaattcttccttaaggaaaccattaaggaatgccgttttgacgtccatttgccatatctcataatagtagaatgcggcaattgctaacatgattcggacggacttcagcttcgctaccggtgagaaagtctcatcgtagtcaaccccttgaacttgtcgataacccttagcgacaagccgagctttatagatggtcacattaccatccgcgtatgtcttcttcttaaagatccatttattttctatggctcgccgttcaacgggcaagtcagtcaaagtccatacttcgttttcatacatggatcctatctcggatttcatggcttctagccatttgtcggaatccgggccctccatcgcttcttcatagttcgaaggttcaccgttgtccaacaacatgatttccaagacagggttgccgtaccacactggtgcggaacgtgtccttgtggaccttcgaatttcagtaggagcttgatcagaagtgtcttgatcatcatcaataacttcctctctagttggtgcaggcaccttaggaacattttcttgagttgtgccattttccggttcaagaggtaacacttcatcaagttctactttcctcccacttacttctttcgagagaaactctttctctagaaagaatccattcttggcaacaaagatcttgccttcggatctgaggtagaaggtatacccaatagtttctttagggtatcctatgaagacgcatttttccgacttgggttcgagcttttcaggttgaagtttcttgacataagcatcgcatccccaaacttttagaaacgacaacttaggtttcttaccaaaccataattcaaatggtgtcgtctcaacggatttcgacggagccctatttaaagtgaatgcggcagtctctaaagcatagccccaaaaagatagcggtaaatcgataagagacatcatagatcgtaccatatctaatagagtgcgattacgaagttcggacacaccattacgctgaggtgttccaggcagcgtgagttgtgaaactattccacattttcttaagtgtgtgccaaattcgtgactcaagtattctcctccacgatctgatcgtagaaacttgattttcctatcacgttgattctcaacctcactctgaaattccttgaacttttcaaaggtttcagacttgtgtttcattaagtagacatacccatatctactcaagtcatcagtgagggtgagaacataacgatagccaccgcgagcctcaacactcattggaccgcacacatcagtatgtatgatttccaataagttggttgctcgctccattgttcctgagaacggagtcttggtcattttacccatgaggcatggttcgcacgtgtcaaatgattcgtaatcaagagactctaaaagtccatctgcatggagcttcttcatgcgtttgacacctatgtgaccaaggcggcagtgccacaagtatgtgggactatcattatcaaccttacatcttttggtactcacactatgaatatgtgtagcattacgctcgagattcattaagaataaaccattcaccataggagcatgaccataaaacatatctctcatataaatagaacaaccattattctcggatttaaatgagtagccNNNNNNNNNNNNNNNNNNNNNNNNNNNNNNNNNNNNNNNNNNNNNNNNNNNNNNNNNNNNNNNNNNNNNNNNNNNNNNNNNNNNNNNNNNNNNNNNNNNNNNNNNNNNNNNNNNNNNNNNNNNNNNNNNNNNNNNNNNNNNNNNNNNNNNNNNNNNNNNNNNNNNNNNNNNNNNNNNNNNNNNNNNNNNNNNNNNNNNNNNNNNNNNNNNNNNNNNNNNNNNNNNNNNNNNNNNNNNNNNNNNNNNNNNNNNNNNNNNNNNNNNNNNNNNNNNNNNNNNNNNNNNNNNNNNNNNNNNNNNNNNNNNNNNNNNNNNNNNNNNNNNNNNNNNNNNNNNNNNNNNNNNNNNNNNNNNNNNNNNNNNNNNNNNNNNNNNNNNNNNNNNNNNNNNNNNNNNNNNNNNNNNNNNNNNNNNNNNNNNNNNNNNNNNNNNNNNNNNNNNNNNNNNNNNNNNNNNNNNNNNNNNNNNNNNNNNNNNNNNNNNNNNNNNNNNNNNNNNNNNNNNNNNNNNNNNNNNNNNNNNNNNNNNNNNNNNNNNNNNNNNNNNNNNNNNNNNNNNNNNNNNNNNNNNNNNNNNNNNNNNNNNNNNNNNNNNNNNNNNNNNNNNNNNNNNNNNNNNNNNNNNNNNNNNNNNNNNNNNNNNNNNNNNNNNNNNNNNNNNNNNNNNNNNNNNNNNNNNNNNNNNNNNNNNNNNNNNNNNNNNNNNNNNNNNNNNNNNNNNNNNNNNNNNNNNNNNNNNNNNNNNNNNNNNNNNNNNNNNNNNNNNNNNNNNNNNNNNNNNNNNNNNNNNNNNNNNNNNNNNNNNNNNNNNNNNNNNNNNNNNNNNNNNNNNNNNNNNNNNNNNNNNNNNNNNNNNNNNNNNNNNNNNNNNNNNNNNNNNNNNNNNNNNNNNNNNNNNNNNNNNNNNNNNNNNNNNNNNNNNNNNNNNNNNNNNNNNNNNNNNNNNNNNNNNNNNNNNNNNNNNNNNNNNNNNNNNNNNNNNNNNNNNNNNNNNNNNNNNNNNNNNNNNNNNNNNNNNNNNNNNNNNNNNNNNNNNNNNNNNNNNNNNNNNNNNNNNNNNNNNNNNNNNNNNNNNNNNNNNNNNNNNNNNNNNNNNNNNNNNNNNNNNNNNNNNNNNNNNNNNNNNNNNNNNNNNNNNNNNNNNNNNNNNNNNNNNNNNNNNNNNNNNCCGCCTGACTGCAAGCATTGATACCTTCAACTATTCTTCCTTTATGGTTCAACAATGCCATCAACTCCCATCCAAAGTTTCCTTCTCCAAAGATAAACTTCTGAGGCAAACATCAAATTCAACATATGTTACTCCTCCAGAAGTCCAAAAGGTTTATTTGAACACAAGATACTTCAGGCTTCAACTTCGTTACCAACAAAGAAGGATTTTATCTCTTCCGTAAAATGGTCCGTCCAGTCAGAGAGAGAAGCAAATGGAAGTAAGCCAGTCAAGGCTGGGATAACAAGCCCCAGCACAGCATAAAATATGCACCGGCGAACCCAGTACGGGAGCCACATACCATCCTTGCTGTGAGTTACTGATATAGGACCATGAAGAACGTGGTAAATAACAGATGGATAACAGTTTCCAAGTAAATGGATGGAACAAAGGACTTCCCACCATACAAGCCAGATATTTCCATCACCGCCTAGAGTATTGGCACAAAACCTTCCAGCAAAGCCGCAAATAACTCCCAACAAAATGAAATTGAAAGTTATAGGCATATTTGATCCAGTCAGTGCGGAACGCTGggatgctaaccaagcaattgcCACAATCATGACTATGCCAAAGCACATACGTGTTGCTGCTATCACATGACATCTGACGAACTGCAAGCCAGAATTGAAGTTTGACACTGAATTTGGCACCCACCAAGATTTAGATCCCTGTATGAGGTGGGAAAAGAGACAGTGAGAAGCTTCTGATTAACAAAGAGACTTATCAAGAGTAATTTTGAGCGATAAGGTAGATGAACGTACCCTTGAAGCAGCTGAACAAGCTGCTGTAACATCAGTTATCCGTTGGTACGAGTGAACATAAGTTCCATAAGCAAAACACACTGACATAATTACCACTGCACTAACAAGGAAATCTATAAGAGTCCTCAGAATTTCTGCATGCCTTGTGTCCTGCATCTGAGTCTTGAATTTCTCTCCTTGGAAGGAAGCTTTCTGAAAACCCAAGGACAACTTAATCTTCTCTAACATGTGCGAGGAGGAGCTAAGAGCTAATTCAGTCTGTTTCAGCTGCAGCTTTCTCATGCTAAGACTAATCTCACACTCCTTGAGTTCGTTTGAGCGAGCCTGCTCCTTCACAGATCTCTCAAAAGCACTGAGAATGCACTGATCAGCTTCACGAGAGGATCTGCTATGAGCACGATCAGCCAGCTGTCGATTGTCTCTGGCATAAAGAACAAGTTGACTTTCTACAGAGTTCATGAGGTCCTGCTCGATTTCTTTTGTATGATTTTGCAGATCAACAGCGCTCGAGTTTCCTACAGCCCCAGAGCCTCCATCTGTAGAAGAGTATTCAGGAGTAGGACTACTCTCATAGACAGGTATCTCATTAATACGATGAAGCGTCCTCAGTGTGCTGCTAAATGAATTCTCAAAATTTCTCATGAAACTGTCAAACCTGTCACCATATGTCTATACAACTGATAAGTAAAAGATATACAAGGAATGTCAACAGAAAGGTGAGCTCCAACAAAAAGAGGGCCATGCTTACATTTGCCAAAGATTCCTTCACCGCTGATGTACAGATCTGCGATTTGAGACAACATTTTTAATGGTTTACAGGGCTTATTGCTAAATTATAAATCATGTACCTTGGAAAGGATGACCGGATGCAATCTTTCGCCTGAATCATTGCTCGAATTCATAACCTGTCATCAGGGAAGGTAACTCCTTATTACCCTGACCAATAAGGTAGACCATTTAACAAAATGATCATGAAACGCAAATGTGTAGTAGTACGCGGGTGAGTACAATGTATCGTTTACTAAAGAGAACAAGTGTGCAGTTGTGGGAACTGCAAACGAATGAAAAGGCGGCGAATGTAAGCAGACGTGCATAAGTTGGCATTGGAAAGATGAAGTGGAGGAAAGAAAGGCAGCACATTCAACAGTTCAATTTTAGATCATTTAGCGTTCACCACAGATATGGAAATTAGTAACAACGTCGAATCTTGGAACCAATAGCAGACGTTGCACTAAATCGACAAGCTGTGCTCAATCGGACAAGCAGCCACGGTTCGCAAACATTAAACCCCATGTTATTTCATCTACTTATAATTCTATTACCCCATGCTAGTACAAGTAAACAGTCAATTTTCCTTTATTTTTTTGCTGCAGTTTGCAGAAGGAGGTTCTCCTTCCAATAGGCACACTAAACTTTCATTCCATGAAACTACACCTTAAGGGCGCAAACATTTCTTCCGGTTTCTATGTTGACTAGGAGGTTTTACAGCATATGCATTGGTGCAGTACAATTACAAATGT from Triticum urartu cultivar G1812 chromosome 3, Tu2.1, whole genome shotgun sequence encodes:
- the LOC125545736 gene encoding protein CPR-5-like isoform X1, with product MDDGPGLAGEPAPASSSASSSGSRASRPRKGVRLRPLRRRRGPAPAALASRGGDGEGEDNGGAAAQDGLALPLGMSFAAVLARVMNSSNDSGERLHPVILSKICTSAVKESLANTYGDRFDSFMRNFENSFSSTLRTLHRINEIPVYESSPTPEYSSTDGGSGAVGNSSAVDLQNHTKEIEQDLMNSVESQLVLYARDNRQLADRAHSRSSREADQCILSAFERSVKEQARSNELKECEISLSMRKLQLKQTELALSSSSHMLEKIKLSLGFQKASFQGEKFKTQMQDTRHAEILRTLIDFLVSAVVIMSVCFAYGTYVHSYQRITDVTAACSAASRGSKSWWVPNSVSNFNSGLQFVRCHVIAATRMCFGIVMIVAIAWLASQRSALTGSNMPITFNFILLGVICGFAGRFCANTLGGDGNIWLVWWEVLCSIHLLGNCYPSVIYHVLHGPISVTHSKDGMWLPYWVRRCIFYAVLGLVIPALTGLLPFASLSDWTDHFTEEIKSFFVEVYLWRRKLWMGVDGIVEP
- the LOC125545736 gene encoding protein CPR-5-like isoform X2; amino-acid sequence: MDDGPGLAGEPAPASSSASSSGSRASRPRKGVRLRPLRRRRGPAPAALASRGGDGEGEDNGGAAAQDGLALPLGMSFAAVLARVMNSSNDSGERLHPVILSKICTSAVKESLANTYGDRFDSFMRNFENSFSSTLRTLHRINEIPVYESSPTPEYSSTDGGSGAVGNSSAVDLQNHTKEIEQDLMNSVESQLVLYARDNRQLADRAHSRSSREADQCILSAFERSVKEQARSNELKECEISLSMRKLQLKQTELALSSSSHMLEKIKLSLGFQKASFQGEKFKTQMQDTRHAEILRTLIDFLVSAVVIMSVCFAYGTYVHSYQRITDVTAACSAASRGSKSWWVPNSVSNFNSGLQFVRCHVIAATRMCFGIVMIVAIAWLASQRSALTGSNMPITFNFILLGVICGFAGRFCANTLGGDGNIWLVWWEVLCSIHLLGNCYPSVIYHVLHGPISVTHSKDGMWLPYWVRRCIFYAVLGLVIPALTGLLPFASLSDWTDHFTEEIKSFFVGNEVEA